cagggaacatgcttccttctctctctctctctgcctcctctctgcctatttgtggtctctgtctgtcaaataaatagataaatcttttcaaaaaattaactcattaaATGTTAACCGATTAATTGAATGATTTGTAATGGTTATATATTAAATGACTGCATGGTGGTCCAATGAGTGCATGTATCTTAATTTAATCATTGCCCTGGTAATAGATACTATGGTGACCCCAACTTTTCTTTACCATAGTCCTGTAAAGATGTTCTTTACTCTTTATTGGATTTTAAGAAGTAGAAATGTTAAGTCGAAGAGTAGCTTTCTAAAAGTTGGTCAATATAGTCAAATTACACTTCCCATAATCAAACTTAATTCACAATTCCTTCAACAATATGTAGGTGTGGCTATTTTACTGTACCTTCAAAagcacaaaatatatttcttataaatttttgccaaagagaacaaaaaaatgttattttaattcacatttctctaAAGCTGGTTATCTCTTTTTGACTATTTGTACTTGTTTTTTCTGACAACTGTATATTCATATTCCAAACCATTTCTCCAATGGGATTTTTATattactcttttctttccctaagatttatttatttattttagaaagagtgaatgcatgggggaagggaagagagaaagttggggagagaatctaaagcaaaCTCCCCAACGGGGACAGAACCTGATGCAGCGCTTAATCtcaaaaccatgagatcaagacctgagctaaaattaaaagtagtatatttaggggcgcctgggtggctcagttgttaagcagctggctttggctcaggtcatgatcccagggtcctgggatcgagccccacatcgagccctacatcgggctccctgctcagcaaggagtcagcttctccctctcccaccccccatttttgtattccctctcttgctgtctctctctctctgtcaaataaataaatagaatctttaaaaaaaaaaaaaaaaagagtagtacATTGAACCAacagccaccctggtacccctgggattttatattattcttatgCATCTTTATGAATTCTTTAGATATTCTAAGTATTATTTGttataatatgataataatattCTCCCCAAGTCTGGTTCTTTGTATTTTAACATCATGAAGCCTCTGGTcatacaaaagtttttaatttttatttttttttaagtttttatggtTTCTGAATTCTCTTATTTAGAAAGACAACTATGTTAAATTATAGAGTAtgcatgaaatatatatatatatacacgtgtgtgtgtgtgtgtataggattaaatatttcaaaaaacaaagccaaagtcAAAATTTCACTTCATCATACAATAAAAACATTCTTCTCAAAGAAAGCAACTTTTGGACCTTATTTATCAGATCTTTTTGAATACAcaggaaatatatgtataaataaaaatagcttcattgttttaaatataaattagacCACAATAcgtagattttctttttaagattttatttatttgacagagatcacaagtaggtagagaggcaggcagagagagaggatgaagcaggctccctgctgagcagagagcccgatgcggggctcaatcctaggaccctgggatcttgacctgagccgaaggcagaggcttaacccactgagccatccaggtgcccctgtagatTTTTTTCAACTTGCTCTCTTAACTTGAACAACATATCATGTATTTCTATGACTCTATACAGAGctctacctcattctttttgcTTCCTTCATAGTGTTCTATAGTAACTATTTCCTATTTCCATATTGATAGACATCtacattcttcaaatatttcagtAGTACAAACTATACTACAGTGAACATCCTCACAAATGAGAAGTTCTCCCAGATAGAGGCACACAgactatttttcttaaatgtgtgATTTGTTGGAAGTCTCCTCTTTGATAGTCAAAAGGAATAAACTACTTCTTCATTTACCACACTAACTACATTTGATGGTTCTTTCTTTGTTATGCATTTTCTTATGTTGTTTAAGGGCTGAACTCTGGGGAAAAGCCTTCCCACATACATTACATTCataaggtttttctccagtatggaTTCTCTGGTGTTCAACAAGGCCAGAGCTATGCCTAAAGGATTTCCCACATTTCTTACAGTAATAGGGctttttctccagtatgaattctctggtgTCCAATAAGGGTTGAGCTCTTCATAAAGACTTTCCCATAGTCATTACATTGATAGGGTTTATTTCCACTATGAGTTTTCTGATGTCCAACAAAGGATGAGCTATACCTGAAAGATTTTCCACATTTACTGCAGTgatagggtttctctcctgtatgcATTCTTTGATGACTAATAAGAGTGGAGCTCTTCCTAAAGGTTTTTCCACATTCATTACACCAATATGGTTTTTCACCAGTATGGACTTTCAGATGTTCCAACACAGTTGAGTTATCCCTAAAAGCTCTCCCACATACATTACATTTAAAAGGCTTCTCTCTGCTATGTATTCTCTCATGACAAGTGAGAGCTACATTCTGAGCAAAGGCTTTCCCAAAGTCATTACATTTGTAGGGTTTCTgaccagtatgaattctctgatgacgTAAAAGGATAGAGTTCTTTCCAAAAGCttttccacattcattacatttatgAGGTTTCTCTCTAGAAGGAATTTTCTGATGATTAACAAATGTTGAGTACTTCTTAAGGAATTTCCCACATTTAATACATCTATACGGCTGCTTGTCTGTATGAATTTTATAATGATTTAAAAGAGAAGAACTGCTCATAAAGGCgatcccacattcattacatttatggggtttctcaccagtatgatTTCTCTGGTGGCTAATAAGGGAGGAATTATATTTGAAGACTTTCCCACATTCCTCACATTTATAATGTGCCTTCTCCGTGGAAATTCTGCCCTCCCAGTCCAGGCCTCTTTCCATCACATCACTTCTTGTTTGTTCTCCCAGTACAGATCCTTCAGAAGTATGTTGCTTTAGGGTGGACATCTTTGTTTCAAAGCAGTACTTCTGGactg
Above is a genomic segment from Mustela nigripes isolate SB6536 chromosome 4, MUSNIG.SB6536, whole genome shotgun sequence containing:
- the ZNF485 gene encoding LOW QUALITY PROTEIN: zinc finger protein 485 (The sequence of the model RefSeq protein was modified relative to this genomic sequence to represent the inferred CDS: deleted 1 base in 1 codon) is translated as MQKKNRAPVSLKVSVASTFPGGRSFSVPSASQRRPPTLVSQPAELGPGRRRWAGALRPDWLIEDPLPLPGRTVQEADGPKSTKSPNPGLLSSKPKLITKLEQGAEPWMEVQQIPSNTCSVQKYCFETKMSTLKQHTSEGSVLGEQTRSDVMERGLDWEGRISTEKAHYKCEECGKVFKYNSSLISHQRNHTGEKPHKCNECGIAFMSSSSLLNHYKIHTDKQPYRCIKCGKFLKKYSTFVNHQKIPSREKPHKCNECGKAFGKNSILLRHQRIHTGQKPYKCNDFGKAFAQNVALTCHERIHSREKPFKCNVCGRAFRDNSTVLEHLKVHTGEKPYWCNECGKTFRKSSTLISHQRMHTGEKPYHCSKCGKSFRYSSSFVGHQKTHSGNKPYQCNDYGKVFMKSSTLIGHQRIHTGEKPYYCKKCGKSFRHSSGLVEHQRIHTGEKPYECNVCGKAFPQSSALKQHKKMHNKERTIKCS